From Lujinxingia vulgaris, a single genomic window includes:
- a CDS encoding SDR family oxidoreductase, producing MTEPSRKRDILITGFPSFVARKLVETILNDEPDATIRLLVRPDALDEADRQLQKLDASRQRIHLLSGDVVALDLGLSGREYLELIANVTDIYHIASIWFLGVERSEAFEVNVRGARNILDTAYEMQHLERLNHLSTAFVSGDRAGVIMEEELDEGQGFRNAYEESKFKAEQAMRQAMEHLPISIFRPSIIVGDSRTGEIDRMAGPYYLINALVNMPSIVPIPMPGRGDKPLNLVPIDFVCRAMHRISRRDDAAGRTFHLCDPNPLSARRVFQLVADRAGRSAPVGMLPYRLTSLLMKFPYLERFTRNPRQFMDDFNHLTIYNSINTLDALEGQDLCPPLPTYLDALIAYVRAADLDLEMPLGVEIMG from the coding sequence ATGACCGAGCCCTCCCGAAAGCGCGATATCCTCATCACCGGCTTCCCCAGCTTTGTGGCCCGAAAGCTCGTCGAGACGATCCTCAACGACGAGCCCGACGCCACCATCCGCCTGCTGGTGCGCCCCGACGCCCTCGATGAGGCCGACCGCCAGCTCCAAAAACTCGACGCCTCCCGCCAGCGCATTCACCTGCTCAGCGGCGATGTCGTGGCTCTCGACCTGGGGCTCTCCGGCCGCGAGTACCTGGAGCTCATCGCCAACGTCACCGACATCTACCACATCGCCAGCATCTGGTTCTTAGGCGTGGAGCGCTCCGAGGCCTTTGAGGTCAACGTGCGCGGGGCCCGCAACATCCTGGATACCGCCTACGAGATGCAGCACCTCGAGCGCCTCAACCACCTCTCCACGGCCTTCGTCAGCGGCGACCGCGCCGGCGTCATCATGGAAGAGGAGCTCGACGAGGGGCAGGGCTTTCGCAACGCCTACGAAGAGAGCAAGTTCAAGGCCGAGCAGGCCATGCGCCAGGCGATGGAACATCTGCCCATCTCGATCTTCCGCCCCAGCATCATCGTCGGCGACTCCCGCACCGGTGAGATCGACCGCATGGCCGGGCCCTATTACCTGATCAACGCCCTGGTCAACATGCCCTCGATCGTGCCCATCCCCATGCCCGGCCGCGGCGACAAACCCCTGAACCTCGTGCCCATCGACTTTGTCTGCCGCGCGATGCACCGCATCAGCCGCCGCGACGACGCCGCCGGACGCACCTTCCACCTCTGCGACCCCAACCCCCTCTCCGCGCGCCGCGTCTTCCAACTGGTCGCCGACCGCGCCGGCCGCAGCGCCCCCGTCGGCATGCTCCCTTACCGCCTGACCAGCCTTCTGATGAAGTTCCCCTACCTGGAGCGTTTTACGCGCAACCCCCGCCAGTTTATGGACGACTTCAACCACCTGACCATCTACAACTCCATCAACACCCTCGATGCGCTCGAAGGCCAGGACCTCTGCCCGCCGCTGCCCACCTACCTCGACGCGCTCATCGCCTATGTGCGCGCCGCCGACCTCGATCTGGAGATGCCGCTGGGGGTGGAGATCATGGGGTGA
- a CDS encoding helix-turn-helix domain-containing protein, translating into MNIQPVRTPQDYENALRRISDLMDADPTEGTDEFDLLDILVTLVEAYERKHYPIAQAPPADVIQFHMERLGLTQAELARQAKLQPTHLSAVLKGHRQLSLNQIRKLSAFFEIPAGSLIDNPFRDDSEHRPSAG; encoded by the coding sequence ATGAACATCCAACCCGTCCGGACCCCCCAAGACTACGAGAACGCGTTGCGTCGCATCTCCGACTTGATGGACGCAGATCCAACCGAGGGGACCGATGAGTTCGATCTTCTCGACATTCTGGTCACGCTGGTCGAGGCCTATGAACGAAAGCATTACCCGATCGCGCAGGCGCCGCCCGCCGACGTGATCCAGTTTCATATGGAGCGCCTCGGCCTGACGCAGGCTGAGCTTGCGCGTCAGGCTAAACTCCAGCCTACCCACCTCTCTGCTGTTCTTAAGGGTCATCGTCAGCTCTCGCTCAACCAGATCAGAAAGCTCAGCGCATTTTTCGAAATCCCGGCGGGCTCCCTGATCGACAACCCCTTCCGCGATGACTCGGAACATCGCCCCTCGGCGGGTTGA
- a CDS encoding acetylornithine transaminase, producing the protein MTDTAELLRKANDLNSPNYAPAPIIFDRGQGVRLFDTEGKEYLDFVAGIAVCALGHAHPTLTDALRDQAGRLLHVSNLFYTAEQIALMEALVEQSFADRVFFCNSGAEANEAAIKLARRYQKVVAGRADKSGIVTMTHSFHGRTLAAITATGQPKYHEGFEPLVPGFSYVPFNDLDALRQAVGRDTAAVMVEPVQGEGGVRPADAAYLKAVREICDKHGALLIFDEVQTGVGRTGSLFAYQHYGVTPDIMSLAKGLGGGVPLGATLASEKAWAGWTRGSHASTFGGNPLATRAGHTVLEVIARDGLLENARARGERLQAGLRRLAERFEVITEVRGLGLMIGAECKGDAASTIATAARDEGLLINTAGGNTLRFVPPLIITDADVDEALERLERAIEKVAS; encoded by the coding sequence ATGACGGACACCGCCGAGCTACTTCGCAAAGCCAACGACCTCAACAGCCCCAATTACGCGCCCGCGCCGATCATCTTTGATCGCGGCCAGGGCGTGCGCCTCTTTGATACCGAAGGCAAAGAGTACCTGGACTTTGTGGCCGGCATCGCCGTCTGCGCGCTCGGACACGCCCACCCCACCCTGACCGATGCCCTGCGCGATCAGGCCGGGCGGCTCCTGCATGTCTCCAACCTCTTCTACACCGCCGAGCAGATCGCGCTGATGGAGGCGCTGGTCGAGCAGAGTTTCGCCGACCGGGTCTTCTTCTGTAACTCCGGGGCGGAGGCCAATGAGGCGGCCATCAAACTTGCGCGCCGCTACCAGAAGGTCGTCGCGGGCCGAGCCGACAAGAGCGGCATCGTCACCATGACACATTCCTTTCACGGGCGTACGCTGGCGGCGATCACGGCCACCGGCCAGCCCAAATACCATGAGGGCTTTGAGCCGCTGGTCCCCGGGTTTAGCTACGTGCCCTTCAACGACCTGGACGCGTTGCGACAGGCCGTCGGGCGCGACACCGCCGCGGTGATGGTGGAGCCTGTGCAGGGCGAGGGCGGTGTGCGCCCGGCCGATGCTGCGTATCTCAAGGCGGTGCGCGAGATCTGCGACAAGCATGGCGCGCTGCTGATCTTCGACGAAGTGCAGACCGGCGTGGGTCGCACAGGCTCACTCTTTGCCTATCAGCACTACGGGGTCACCCCGGACATCATGAGCCTGGCCAAGGGCCTGGGCGGCGGCGTGCCCCTGGGGGCGACGCTCGCCAGCGAGAAAGCCTGGGCGGGCTGGACCCGCGGAAGCCACGCCTCCACCTTCGGGGGTAACCCGCTGGCCACACGCGCTGGTCACACCGTGCTCGAGGTCATCGCCCGCGATGGCCTTCTGGAAAACGCCCGCGCCCGCGGCGAACGCCTCCAGGCCGGCCTTCGCCGCCTGGCCGAGCGCTTCGAGGTCATCACCGAGGTCCGCGGCCTGGGCCTGATGATCGGCGCCGAGTGCAAAGGAGACGCCGCCTCGACCATCGCCACCGCCGCCCGCGACGAAGGGCTGCTGATAAACACCGCCGGCGGAAATACGCTGCGTTTTGTGCCCCCGCTGATCATCACCGACGCCGACGTCGACGAGGCGCTCGAGCGCCTGGAGCGCGCCATCGAGAAGGTCGCCTCCTGA
- a CDS encoding tyrosine recombinase XerC, giving the protein MLAERIDQFITYLRVERGASAHTRRAYASDLGQLADFLAERGRDNPDPGTLTIDDLRAFIADRFDENQASSLARKISTLRSFWTFLIKKRLVDKNPAELLSTPKVQKPLRNYLGVDEIFHLLDGHKGDTVLGIRDMAIWEVGYGAGLRVSELVSLNRGDIDLEAGWVQTIGKGNKERRVPLGQKACAALRRYLARRHELVDGDTEPDAVFLNHRGGRLTDRSVRRLLKEHLVRAGLDTSLTPHGLRHSFATHLLDAGADLRGIQELLGHANLSTTQRYTHVSIDRLMEVYDAAHPRARSASRGRKTEPSPTSNDE; this is encoded by the coding sequence ATGCTCGCTGAGCGCATCGACCAGTTCATCACCTACCTGCGTGTGGAGCGCGGCGCCAGCGCGCACACCCGCCGCGCCTATGCCAGCGATCTGGGCCAGCTGGCCGACTTTCTGGCCGAGCGTGGCCGCGACAACCCCGACCCCGGGACGCTTACCATCGACGATCTGCGTGCGTTCATCGCCGACCGCTTCGATGAGAACCAGGCCTCCTCGCTGGCTCGAAAGATCTCGACGCTGCGCTCCTTTTGGACCTTTCTGATCAAGAAGCGCCTTGTCGACAAAAACCCCGCCGAGCTCCTCTCCACCCCCAAAGTCCAAAAGCCACTTCGCAACTACCTGGGCGTCGACGAGATCTTTCATCTTCTCGACGGCCACAAGGGCGACACGGTCTTAGGCATCCGCGATATGGCCATCTGGGAGGTGGGCTACGGCGCGGGGTTGCGCGTCTCGGAGCTGGTCTCCCTGAACCGGGGCGACATCGACCTTGAGGCTGGCTGGGTTCAAACCATCGGCAAGGGCAACAAGGAGCGACGTGTTCCCCTGGGCCAGAAGGCCTGCGCCGCGCTCAGGCGCTATCTGGCGCGGCGCCACGAGCTCGTCGACGGCGACACCGAACCCGACGCCGTCTTCCTCAACCACCGTGGAGGCCGGCTCACCGACCGCTCGGTGCGACGCCTGCTCAAAGAGCATCTGGTGCGTGCCGGACTCGACACCTCGCTCACCCCGCACGGGCTGCGCCACTCCTTTGCCACCCACCTGCTCGACGCCGGGGCCGACCTGCGCGGCATCCAGGAGCTCTTAGGCCACGCCAACCTCTCGACCACCCAGCGCTACACCCACGTCTCAATTGACAGGCTTATGGAGGTCTACGATGCTGCCCACCCGCGCGCTCGATCGGCGTCTCGCGGCCGCAAAACCGAGCCCTCCCCCACTTCCAATGATGAGTAA
- the rimI gene encoding ribosomal protein S18-alanine N-acetyltransferase, with protein sequence MSAEGWGEPGGEGVGEGLSVRRATPEDLDAIMEVERAAHAHPWQRESFEREFTLEWSRIWVATEGERVVGFLAYWRVLDELHILDVAVHPDAQRRGIARGMLEMLIALGHAHEVVSVLLEVRVSNKAAIALYKRLGFERMGRRKRYYEDGEDAWVMCAELG encoded by the coding sequence ATGAGCGCCGAGGGCTGGGGCGAGCCCGGCGGCGAAGGTGTGGGGGAGGGGCTGAGCGTGCGGCGGGCGACGCCGGAGGACCTCGACGCGATCATGGAGGTGGAGCGCGCCGCGCACGCCCACCCCTGGCAGCGAGAGAGCTTCGAGCGGGAGTTCACCCTGGAGTGGTCGCGCATCTGGGTGGCCACCGAGGGGGAGCGCGTGGTGGGCTTTCTGGCCTACTGGCGGGTGCTCGACGAGCTGCACATCCTGGATGTGGCGGTGCACCCGGACGCTCAGCGCCGCGGGATTGCCCGGGGGATGCTGGAGATGCTCATCGCCCTGGGGCATGCCCACGAGGTCGTCTCGGTGCTCCTGGAGGTGCGCGTGAGCAATAAGGCGGCCATCGCCCTCTACAAACGCCTGGGCTTTGAGCGGATGGGCCGGCGCAAGCGCTATTACGAAGACGGCGAAGACGCCTGGGTGATGTGCGCCGAGCTGGGCTGA
- a CDS encoding RelA/SpoT family protein, translating to MQLQNRLNSIIKKVRSYHPDPDIAQLREAYEFAAAMHEGQMRKSGEPYMSHPLEVMDIIADLRLDVASLVAGLLHDTVEDTDTTVEELSGRFGEDVAFLVDGVTKLSKFQFNTREEAQAENIRKMIIAMSRDLRVILVKLADRLHNMRTLKYMNPSSQERISRETMDIYAPLAHRLGLNWVKTELEDLSFRYLHTEAYYDIAEKVASKKRQRENFIREVITILQELLAENDISGEVYGRPKNFWSIYRKMRHNQIEFEQVFDVLAFRILVDERVQCYESLGLVHNLWKPIPGRFKDYIAIAKPNGYQSLHTSVIGPYQERIEIQIRTHDMHKVAEEGIAAHWLYKEGKAVPDRDDQKFAWLHRLMEEHQDHEDPMEFLESVKIDLFHDEVYVFTPDGDVLSFPAGATCVDFAFAIHSEVGAHCSGAKVNGMMVPLKTELHNGDIVEILTHKNQRPNKDWLNFVTTSRARTKIRNAVRREQRERSQELGRELLDKELKRYHTNIRAWERAGNLAKAAELSRFNNIDDMLADIGYGKTQPDTIVEKIYPTENKKARAADTESKIGQLWDKLVHRGKTGVVLDGIEDVMVQYAKCCNPLPGDEIVGFVTRGRGLSVHTRDCTRVSHLERERQISVRWANDTSVPDNARRPVSVRVYCTDKPGLLANISQAFSATGVNISQAQCVTTEDHRAVNTFEVLVQNTDQLKRAMRNIEKIKGVYKVERTMN from the coding sequence ATGCAACTGCAAAACCGCCTGAACTCCATCATCAAGAAAGTCCGCTCCTACCACCCCGATCCGGACATCGCACAGCTGCGCGAGGCCTATGAGTTTGCCGCGGCCATGCACGAAGGCCAGATGCGCAAGAGCGGTGAGCCCTACATGAGCCACCCGCTGGAGGTGATGGACATCATCGCCGACCTGCGCCTGGACGTGGCCAGCCTGGTCGCCGGCCTGCTCCACGACACCGTCGAAGATACCGACACCACCGTCGAAGAGCTCAGCGGTCGCTTTGGCGAAGACGTCGCATTCCTGGTCGACGGGGTCACCAAGCTCTCCAAGTTTCAGTTCAACACCCGCGAAGAAGCTCAGGCCGAGAACATCCGCAAGATGATCATCGCCATGAGTCGCGACCTGCGCGTGATCCTGGTCAAGCTCGCCGACCGCCTCCACAACATGCGCACGCTCAAGTACATGAACCCCTCGTCCCAGGAGCGCATCTCCCGCGAGACGATGGACATCTACGCCCCGCTTGCGCATCGCTTAGGCTTGAACTGGGTCAAGACCGAGCTCGAAGACCTCTCCTTTCGCTACCTGCACACCGAGGCTTATTACGACATCGCCGAGAAGGTGGCGTCGAAGAAGCGCCAGCGCGAGAACTTCATCCGCGAGGTCATCACGATCCTCCAGGAGCTCCTTGCCGAGAACGACATCAGCGGTGAGGTCTACGGTCGGCCCAAGAACTTCTGGAGCATCTACCGCAAGATGCGCCACAACCAGATCGAGTTTGAGCAGGTCTTCGATGTGCTGGCGTTTCGCATCCTCGTCGATGAGCGGGTGCAGTGCTACGAGTCGCTGGGCCTTGTCCACAACCTCTGGAAGCCCATCCCCGGGCGCTTCAAAGATTATATCGCGATTGCCAAGCCCAACGGCTACCAGTCGCTGCACACCTCGGTGATCGGCCCCTATCAGGAGCGCATCGAGATCCAGATCCGCACCCACGACATGCATAAGGTCGCCGAGGAGGGGATCGCGGCGCACTGGCTCTACAAAGAGGGCAAAGCCGTCCCGGACCGCGACGACCAGAAGTTCGCCTGGCTCCACCGCCTGATGGAGGAGCACCAGGATCACGAAGATCCGATGGAGTTTCTGGAGTCGGTCAAGATCGACCTCTTCCACGACGAGGTCTACGTCTTCACCCCCGACGGCGACGTGTTGAGCTTCCCGGCCGGCGCGACCTGCGTGGATTTCGCCTTCGCGATCCACTCCGAGGTCGGCGCGCATTGCTCCGGGGCCAAGGTCAACGGGATGATGGTCCCCCTGAAGACCGAGCTGCATAACGGCGACATCGTCGAGATCCTCACGCATAAGAATCAGCGCCCCAACAAGGACTGGCTCAACTTCGTGACCACCAGCCGCGCGCGCACCAAGATCCGCAACGCTGTGCGCCGCGAGCAGCGCGAACGCAGCCAGGAGCTGGGACGCGAGCTTCTGGACAAAGAGCTCAAGCGCTACCACACCAACATCCGCGCCTGGGAGCGCGCCGGGAACCTGGCCAAAGCCGCTGAACTCAGCCGCTTCAACAACATCGACGACATGCTCGCCGACATCGGCTACGGCAAGACCCAGCCCGACACCATCGTCGAGAAGATCTACCCCACCGAGAACAAGAAGGCGCGCGCGGCCGACACCGAATCCAAGATCGGCCAGCTCTGGGACAAGCTCGTCCACCGCGGCAAAACCGGCGTGGTCCTCGACGGCATCGAAGATGTGATGGTGCAGTACGCCAAATGCTGCAACCCGCTGCCGGGCGATGAGATCGTGGGTTTTGTCACCCGCGGACGCGGCCTCTCGGTGCACACCCGCGACTGCACCCGCGTCTCGCATCTGGAGCGCGAGCGGCAGATCTCGGTGCGCTGGGCCAACGATACGAGCGTGCCCGATAACGCGCGCCGGCCGGTCAGCGTGCGGGTCTACTGCACCGACAAGCCCGGGCTTCTGGCCAACATCAGCCAGGCCTTCTCGGCCACCGGCGTCAACATCAGCCAGGCCCAGTGCGTGACTACCGAAGATCACCGCGCGGTGAACACCTTTGAGGTGCTCGTTCAGAACACCGATCAGCTCAAACGCGCCATGCGTAACATTGAGAAAATCAAAGGCGTGTACAAAGTCGAGCGCACCATGAATTGA
- the hslU gene encoding ATP-dependent protease ATPase subunit HslU, protein MATSPTPRHDDLELTPRQIVAALDRYIVGQHAAKRAVAVALRNRWRRQQLDEELRDEIMPKNIIMIGPTGVGKTEIARRLARLARAPFLKVEASKFTEVGYVGRDVESMVRDLLELGINLVKAEAEERVEERAREIAEERILDQLELKNPERPPLDERHSSQKSFIVGEDGTIQSTSEAPKNVREHLRQRLRQGDFDDDYIEIELTDSSNPVIEVFSGQKGMEEMDLGSVFGNMFPRRRKKKRVKVKDALGSLVKEEAGRLIDMDQITQEALQRTQQSGIIFLDEIDKIAGRESQQGPDVSREGVQRDLLPIVEGSSVTTKHGVVKTDHILFIAAGAFHVSKPSDLIPELQGRFPIRVELESLTQQDFQRILTEPRNSLTRQYIELMSTEGITVSFDDEAIGTIAEMAYQVNETLENIGARRLHTIMEKVFEALSFDAPEIDDQDIVVSADYVRERLQDVLQDEDLSRYIL, encoded by the coding sequence ATGGCCACCTCCCCCACCCCCAGACACGATGATTTGGAACTGACCCCGCGCCAGATCGTGGCCGCGCTCGACCGCTACATCGTCGGGCAACACGCCGCCAAACGCGCCGTCGCCGTCGCCCTGCGCAACCGCTGGCGCCGCCAGCAGCTCGACGAGGAGCTGCGCGACGAGATCATGCCCAAAAACATCATCATGATCGGTCCCACCGGCGTCGGAAAAACCGAGATCGCTCGCCGACTTGCCCGGCTGGCGCGTGCGCCCTTTCTCAAGGTCGAAGCCTCCAAATTCACCGAGGTTGGCTACGTGGGCCGCGATGTCGAGAGCATGGTTCGCGATCTGCTGGAGCTGGGCATCAACCTGGTCAAAGCCGAGGCCGAGGAGCGCGTCGAAGAGCGCGCCCGCGAGATCGCCGAGGAACGCATCCTCGACCAGCTCGAGCTCAAAAACCCCGAGCGCCCGCCCCTGGACGAGCGCCACAGCAGCCAGAAGTCGTTTATCGTCGGCGAAGACGGCACCATCCAGTCCACCTCCGAGGCGCCTAAAAATGTGCGTGAACACCTGCGCCAGCGCCTCCGTCAGGGCGACTTCGACGACGACTATATCGAGATCGAGCTGACTGACTCCTCCAACCCCGTCATCGAGGTCTTCTCCGGCCAGAAGGGCATGGAGGAAATGGATCTGGGAAGCGTCTTTGGCAACATGTTCCCCCGCCGGCGCAAGAAGAAGCGCGTCAAAGTCAAAGACGCCCTCGGCTCGCTGGTCAAAGAAGAAGCAGGCCGGCTGATTGACATGGATCAGATCACCCAGGAGGCGCTCCAGCGCACCCAGCAGTCGGGCATCATCTTCCTCGACGAGATCGACAAGATCGCCGGGCGCGAGTCCCAGCAAGGCCCCGACGTCTCGCGCGAGGGCGTCCAGCGCGATCTTTTGCCCATCGTGGAGGGCTCCTCGGTCACCACCAAACACGGCGTGGTCAAAACCGACCACATCCTCTTTATCGCCGCCGGCGCCTTCCACGTCTCCAAGCCCTCCGACCTGATTCCGGAGCTTCAGGGGCGCTTCCCGATCCGCGTGGAACTTGAGAGCCTCACCCAGCAGGACTTCCAGCGCATCCTCACCGAGCCCCGCAACAGCCTCACCCGCCAGTACATCGAGCTGATGAGCACCGAGGGCATCACGGTGAGCTTCGACGACGAGGCCATCGGCACCATCGCCGAGATGGCCTACCAGGTGAACGAGACCCTGGAGAACATCGGCGCGCGCCGCCTGCACACGATCATGGAGAAGGTCTTTGAAGCCCTCTCCTTTGACGCTCCCGAGATCGACGATCAAGACATCGTGGTCAGCGCCGACTACGTGCGCGAGCGTCTTCAGGACGTGCTCCAGGACGAAGATTTGAGCCGCTACATCCTCTAA
- the hslV gene encoding ATP-dependent protease subunit HslV, which translates to MSFRGTTIVSVRRGDKVVVAGDGQVTMGEKIVMKATARKVRRLHGDKVLCGFAGSTADAFTLFEKLEEKLKKFNGNLTRAAVELAKDWRTDRMLRKLEALLIAADSEVTLLISGTGDVIEPEEGVIAIGSGGSYALSAARALMRHTELDARTIAESSLKIAAEICVFTNDSLTIEELSTSSS; encoded by the coding sequence ATGAGCTTTCGAGGCACCACCATCGTCAGCGTTCGCCGCGGCGATAAGGTCGTCGTCGCCGGCGACGGCCAGGTCACCATGGGCGAGAAGATCGTGATGAAGGCCACCGCCCGAAAGGTGCGCAGGCTTCATGGCGACAAAGTCCTCTGCGGCTTTGCCGGCTCCACCGCCGACGCCTTCACCCTCTTTGAAAAACTCGAAGAGAAGCTCAAGAAGTTCAACGGCAACCTCACCCGCGCAGCGGTCGAGCTGGCCAAAGACTGGCGCACCGACCGCATGCTGCGCAAACTCGAGGCCCTGCTCATCGCCGCCGACAGCGAAGTCACGCTGCTGATCAGCGGTACCGGCGACGTCATCGAGCCCGAAGAAGGCGTCATCGCCATCGGCTCCGGCGGCTCTTACGCGCTGAGCGCAGCCCGCGCCCTGATGCGCCACACCGAGCTCGACGCGCGCACCATCGCGGAGTCCTCGCTGAAGATCGCCGCCGAAATCTGTGTTTTCACCAACGACTCACTGACCATCGAGGAGCTGTCCACATCCTCAAGCTGA
- a CDS encoding type II toxin-antitoxin system HigB family toxin, whose translation MRIVKKKTITDQYARFPNVKQSLEEWLADTERAVWTSPQDVKNRYPNASILAGNRVVFNIKGNTYRLIVSIAYRSQVVYIKFFGTHAEYDKIDALSVNDF comes from the coding sequence ATGCGTATTGTGAAGAAAAAGACGATCACCGACCAGTATGCAAGATTTCCTAACGTTAAACAGAGTTTAGAGGAGTGGCTCGCTGACACTGAACGAGCAGTTTGGACGTCTCCGCAGGACGTCAAAAATCGGTACCCTAACGCAAGTATTCTCGCGGGCAACCGAGTTGTTTTTAACATCAAGGGCAACACCTACCGCCTCATCGTATCCATCGCTTATCGGTCACAAGTCGTCTACATAAAGTTTTTCGGTACCCACGCCGAATACGACAAAATAGACGCTCTTAGTGTCAACGACTTCTAA
- the yihA gene encoding ribosome biogenesis GTP-binding protein YihA/YsxC, with protein MSAIYKVNKAEFMTSGTKPSHYPPTELPEIAFGGASNVGKSSLINSLVGRTKLVKTSKTPGHTQTINFFNINDAMVFVDLPGYGFAKVPLSVKAAWGPMIEGYLAGRPTLRAMVCVMDLRRGVRDDDMMLIESAPLFGIQPILVFTKADKYGRNAAQQRRREIAKDLNCPPGELLLYSSTKGEGGEALWDRIRQVTGV; from the coding sequence ATGAGCGCGATCTACAAGGTCAACAAGGCGGAGTTTATGACGAGCGGCACAAAGCCCTCGCACTACCCGCCCACCGAGCTCCCGGAGATCGCCTTTGGCGGCGCGAGCAACGTCGGAAAATCCAGCCTGATCAACTCGCTGGTGGGGCGCACCAAACTGGTCAAGACCAGTAAGACGCCGGGGCATACCCAGACGATCAACTTCTTCAACATCAACGACGCGATGGTCTTTGTGGATCTTCCGGGCTACGGCTTTGCGAAGGTTCCCCTCTCGGTGAAAGCGGCCTGGGGACCGATGATCGAGGGCTATCTGGCGGGGCGGCCCACGTTGCGTGCGATGGTCTGCGTGATGGATCTTCGCCGCGGGGTGCGCGACGACGACATGATGCTCATCGAGTCGGCGCCGCTCTTCGGCATCCAGCCCATCCTGGTGTTCACCAAGGCCGATAAATACGGGCGCAACGCCGCGCAGCAGCGCCGCCGCGAGATCGCAAAAGATCTGAACTGCCCGCCCGGAGAACTTCTCCTCTACTCCAGCACCAAGGGTGAGGGAGGGGAGGCGTTGTGGGATCGCATCCGCCAGGTCACCGGCGTATGA
- the coaE gene encoding dephospho-CoA kinase (Dephospho-CoA kinase (CoaE) performs the final step in coenzyme A biosynthesis.), whose product MSTNSPGVIIGLTGGIASGKSTVSRHFESLGVTVIDADRIARKVVEPGQPALEDIVETFGPDILNEDGTLNRTALGARVFQDPDLRARLGAITHPRIAQEMARQSAAAFERGEPWVIYDAALIVENGLFKAFDSLIVVACSPETQLQRLMARDGLSVDDARARIDSQMPLGEKLKVADFVIDNDQSLDHTRRQVDELFNSIDARIRQTGSARPTDD is encoded by the coding sequence GTGTCAACGAACTCACCCGGCGTGATCATCGGCCTGACCGGTGGCATCGCCAGCGGAAAATCCACCGTCAGCCGTCACTTTGAATCGCTGGGCGTCACCGTCATCGACGCCGACCGCATCGCTCGAAAAGTCGTCGAGCCCGGCCAACCCGCGCTCGAAGACATCGTGGAGACCTTCGGCCCTGACATCCTCAACGAAGACGGCACGCTCAACCGTACCGCATTGGGCGCCCGAGTATTCCAGGATCCCGACCTGCGCGCTCGCCTGGGCGCCATCACCCACCCGCGCATCGCGCAGGAGATGGCCCGCCAGAGCGCCGCGGCCTTTGAGCGCGGCGAGCCCTGGGTGATTTACGACGCAGCGCTAATCGTGGAAAACGGGCTCTTTAAGGCCTTTGACAGCCTCATCGTGGTGGCCTGCTCGCCAGAGACCCAACTTCAACGCCTGATGGCCCGCGATGGCTTAAGCGTTGACGACGCCCGCGCGCGCATCGACTCCCAGATGCCTCTGGGTGAGAAGCTCAAGGTCGCCGACTTTGTGATCGACAACGATCAGAGCCTCGACCACACTCGACGCCAGGTAGACGAACTTTTTAACTCCATCGACGCGCGCATCCGCCAGACAGGCAGCGCGCGCCCGACCGACGACTGA